One part of the Denticeps clupeoides chromosome 8, fDenClu1.1, whole genome shotgun sequence genome encodes these proteins:
- the pwwp2b gene encoding PWWP domain-containing protein 2B, with translation MEAAAEELRAGSRIPVTVEQIVNDTLVVTFAYRERTYTGILLDCSRKTGLFCLPDVVGNSEDPPITKQECEVLCGERCSKSPGHPASRQKDENSVPESDTPTPVPVPVTVPAGQAPYPPYFEGAPFPQPIWVRHSYSQWVPQPPPRLIKRKKRRSREAGRMTISTIRLRPRQVLCEKCKNTLNSDEDNKDDSTASKATRKENSQQGNEESKEASSKGLRKEDGDTIKEGKRREDMLCIDGKRFRKDKKEDEKFSTGDVVPHSPVIKISYSTPQGKGEVMKIPSRVHGSVKPFCPKQLMQNGLREHDHPQEPPKEHRPLDPTRTGLTVSIPKLKLPKPLVSGQDITSPKIRFKSRANGDEISVYEAELVSGERRRSPRVSAIGLPNSDSGEKTSLELWSGSSGEEAERHGDLTLLINFRKRKADSSSLSVCSSDSLDESKSFSSDGTSPELCDLAPGDEISVSSSSRGESKTVPPLTVRLHTRSMTKCVTEEGHAVTVGDVVWGKIHGFPWWPARVLSISGTRKDEGGCESSWPEAKVSWFGSPTTSQLSVAKLSPFCDFFRSRFNRKKKGMYRRAILEAAKAVGHMSPEIASLLSHCET, from the exons ATGGAGGCCGCGGCCGAGGAGCTGCGGGCCGGCTCCCGAATTCCGGTGACCGTCGAGCAGATAGTGAACGACACGCTGGTGGTGACGTTCGCCTACAGGGAGAGGACTTACACCGGCATCCTGCTCGACTGCAGCAGAAA GACTGGGCTTTTTTGCCTTCCGGATGTGGTAGGAAATTCCGAAGATCCACCTATAACGAAACAGGAGTGTGAAGTCTTATGTGGTGAACGGTGTTCCAAAAGTCCTGGTCACCCGGCCTCACGACAAAAGGATGAAAATAGCGTCCCTGAAAGCGACACCCCTACCCCAGTTCCCGTGCCCGTCACGGTGCCTGCTGGTCAGGCGCCGTACCCTCCTTATTTTGAAGGAGCACCCTTCCCTCAACCCATCTGGGTCCGGCACAGTTACAGCCAGTGGGTTCCGCAGCCTCCTCCCAGGCTGATAAAACGCAAGAAGAGGCGGAGCCGTGAGGCCGGTAGGATGACCATAAGCACAATTCGACTCCGGCCTCGGCAGGTGCTGTGCGAGAAATGCAAGAACACCCTCAACAGTGACGAGGACAACAAAGATGACTCCACAGCATCAAAGGCCACCAGGAAGGAGAATTCGCAGCAGGGCAATGAGGAGTCCAAGGAAGCTTCCTCAAAAGGGCTTAGAAAAGAAGACGGAGACACCATCAAGGAAGGCAAGAGGCGGGAGGATATGCTTTGTATTGATGGTAAACGCTTTAGGAAGGACAAAAAAGAGGACGAGAAATTTTCAACTGGCGATGTGGTACCACACAGTCCGGTCATCAAGATTTCATACAGCACTCCTCAAGGTAAGGGCGAGGTCATGAAGATCCCCTCTAGGGTTCATGGCTCAGTGAAGCCCTTCTGCCCAAAGCAGCTGATGCAGAACGGTCTCCGGGAGCATGACCATCCTCAAGAGCCCCCTAAAGAACATCGTCCCCTGGACCCAACTAGAACTGGTCTAACGGTGTCGATACCTAAACTCAAACTCCCAAAGCCGCTGGTCTCTGGGCAGGACATCACGTCGCCTAAAATCCGCTTCAAGTCGAGGGCTAACGGAGACGAGATCTCCGTCTACGAGGCGGAGCTCGTGAGTGGCGAGCGAAGGCGGAGTCCCAGGGTGTCCGCAATCGGCCTCCCCAACTCGGACTCTGGCGAGAAGACTTCCTTGGAGCTGTGGTCGGGGAGCTCAGGTGAGGAAGCCGAGCGGCACGGGGATCTCACGTTGCTCATAAACTTCCGCAAGAGGAAGGCCGACTCCTCGAGTCTGTCCGTCTGCAGCAGCGACAGCCTGGACGAGTCCAAGTCTTTCAGCTCCGACGGGACGTCGCCGGAGCTGTGCGATCTCGCGCCGGGCGACGAGATCTCGGTTTCGTCCTCGTCTCGGGGAGAGAGCAAAACGGTCCCTCCCCTCACCGTACGGTTGCACACTCGCAGCATGACCAAGTGTGTGACCGAGGAAGGACATGCCGTGACGGTCGGGGACGTGGTCTGGGGGAAGATCCACGGCTTCCCCTGGTGGCCTGCAAGGGTCCTCAGCATTAGTGGCACTCGAAAAGATGAGGGCGGCTGCGAGTCCTCGTGGCCCGAGGCCAAGGTGTCCTGGTTCGGGTCGCCCACCACGTCTCAGCTCTCTGTCGCCAAACTTTCCCCCTTTTGCGACTTCTTCAGGTCACGGTTCAACCGGAAAAAGAAAGGGATGTACCGCCGCGCCATCTTAGAAGCTGCCAAGGCCGTTGGGCACATGAGTCCCGAAATAGCATCACTCCTGTCCCACTGCGAGACGTAG
- the cyth1b gene encoding cytohesin-1b isoform X5 yields the protein MQRNKQVAMGRKKFNMDPKKGIQFLIENDLLKNTCEDIAQFLYKGEGLNKTAIGDYLGERDEFNIQVLHAFVELHEFTDLNLVQALRQFLWSFRLPGEAQKIDRMMEAFAQRYCQCNPGVFQSTDTCYVLSFAIIMLNTSLHNPNVKDKPSAERFISMNRGINDGGDLPEELLRNLYESIKNEPFKIPEDDGNDLTHTFFNPDREGWLLKLGGGRVKTWKRRWFILTDNCLYYFEYTTDKEPRGIIPLENLSIREVDDSKKPNCFELFIPDNKDQVIKACKTEADGRVVEGNHTFYRISAPTTEEKEEWISSIKAAISRDPFYEMLAARKKKASSMKRP from the exons ATGCAGCGAAATAAGCAGGTGGCCATGGGCCGCAAGAAATTCAACATGGACCCGAAGAAG GGGATCCAGTTTCTGATAGAGAACGACCTTCTGAAGAACACGTGTGAGGACATCGCTCAGTTCCTGTACAAGGGCGAGGGGCTCAACAAGACAGCCATCGGTGATTACCTGGGGGAGAG GGATGAATTCAACATTCAGGTTCTGCATGCCTTTGTGGAGCTGCATGAATTCACAGATCTCAACCTGGTGCAGGCCCTCAG GCAGTTCCTGTGGAGTTTCCGGTTACCAGGGGAAGCCCAGAAGATCGACCGCATGATGGAGGCGTTCGCCCAGCGTTACTGCCAGTGCAACCCTGGAGTATTCCAgagtacag ATACCTGCTATGTTCTGTCCTTTGCCATCATCATGCTGAACACCAGTCTGCACAACCCCAATGTGAAGGACAAGCCAAGTGCAGAGCGCTTTATCTCCATGAACAGAGGGATCAATGACGGGGGAGACCTGCCAGAGGAACTGCTCaga AACCTGTATGAGAGCATCAAGAACGAACCTTTCAAGATCCCAGAGGATGATGGCAatgacctcacacacaccttcttcaaCCCAGACCGAGAGGGCTGGCTGCTTAAATTAgg AGGTGGCCGGGTCAAGACGTGGAAGAGGAGGTGGTTCATCCTCACCGACAACTGCTTGTATTACTTTGAGTACACGACT GATAAAGAACCCAGAGGCATCATTCCGCTGGAGAACCTGAGCATCAGGGAAGTAGACGACTCCAAGAAGCCG AACTGCTTTGAGCTCTTCATCCCGGACAATAAAGATCAGGTGATCAAGGCCTGCAAGACGGAGGCTGACGGCCGGGTGGTGGAGGGCAACCACACCTTCTACCGGATCTCCGCCCCCACCACCGAGGAGAAAGAGGAGTGGATTAGCAGCATCAA GGCTGCCATCAGCAGGGACCCCTTCTACGAGATGCTGGCTGCACGAAAGAAGAAGGCGTCATCCATGAAGAGGCCGTAG
- the cyth1b gene encoding cytohesin-1b isoform X4: MEEDNYVPDDLTPEEKQELENIRRRKQELLEDIQRLKDEIAEVTNEIENLGSTEERKNMQRNKQVAMGRKKFNMDPKKGIQFLIENDLLKNTCEDIAQFLYKGEGLNKTAIGDYLGERDEFNIQVLHAFVELHEFTDLNLVQALRQFLWSFRLPGEAQKIDRMMEAFAQRYCQCNPGVFQSTDTCYVLSFAIIMLNTSLHNPNVKDKPSAERFISMNRGINDGGDLPEELLRNLYESIKNEPFKIPEDDGNDLTHTFFNPDREGWLLKLGGGRVKTWKRRWFILTDNCLYYFEYTTDKEPRGIIPLENLSIREVDDSKKPNCFELFIPDNKDQVIKACKTEADGRVVEGNHTFYRISAPTTEEKEEWISSIKAAISRDPFYEMLAARKKKASSMKRP; the protein is encoded by the exons CGGCTGAAGGATGAGATAGCAGAGGTGACTAATGAGATTGAGAACTTGGGCTCCACTGAAGAAAG GAAAAATATGCAGCGAAATAAGCAGGTGGCCATGGGCCGCAAGAAATTCAACATGGACCCGAAGAAG GGGATCCAGTTTCTGATAGAGAACGACCTTCTGAAGAACACGTGTGAGGACATCGCTCAGTTCCTGTACAAGGGCGAGGGGCTCAACAAGACAGCCATCGGTGATTACCTGGGGGAGAG GGATGAATTCAACATTCAGGTTCTGCATGCCTTTGTGGAGCTGCATGAATTCACAGATCTCAACCTGGTGCAGGCCCTCAG GCAGTTCCTGTGGAGTTTCCGGTTACCAGGGGAAGCCCAGAAGATCGACCGCATGATGGAGGCGTTCGCCCAGCGTTACTGCCAGTGCAACCCTGGAGTATTCCAgagtacag ATACCTGCTATGTTCTGTCCTTTGCCATCATCATGCTGAACACCAGTCTGCACAACCCCAATGTGAAGGACAAGCCAAGTGCAGAGCGCTTTATCTCCATGAACAGAGGGATCAATGACGGGGGAGACCTGCCAGAGGAACTGCTCaga AACCTGTATGAGAGCATCAAGAACGAACCTTTCAAGATCCCAGAGGATGATGGCAatgacctcacacacaccttcttcaaCCCAGACCGAGAGGGCTGGCTGCTTAAATTAgg AGGTGGCCGGGTCAAGACGTGGAAGAGGAGGTGGTTCATCCTCACCGACAACTGCTTGTATTACTTTGAGTACACGACT GATAAAGAACCCAGAGGCATCATTCCGCTGGAGAACCTGAGCATCAGGGAAGTAGACGACTCCAAGAAGCCG AACTGCTTTGAGCTCTTCATCCCGGACAATAAAGATCAGGTGATCAAGGCCTGCAAGACGGAGGCTGACGGCCGGGTGGTGGAGGGCAACCACACCTTCTACCGGATCTCCGCCCCCACCACCGAGGAGAAAGAGGAGTGGATTAGCAGCATCAA GGCTGCCATCAGCAGGGACCCCTTCTACGAGATGCTGGCTGCACGAAAGAAGAAGGCGTCATCCATGAAGAGGCCGTAG
- the cyth1b gene encoding cytohesin-1b isoform X3 → MVVKSEDGVVPDDLTPEEKQELENIRRRKQELLEDIQRLKDEIAEVTNEIENLGSTEERKNMQRNKQVAMGRKKFNMDPKKGIQFLIENDLLKNTCEDIAQFLYKGEGLNKTAIGDYLGERDEFNIQVLHAFVELHEFTDLNLVQALRQFLWSFRLPGEAQKIDRMMEAFAQRYCQCNPGVFQSTDTCYVLSFAIIMLNTSLHNPNVKDKPSAERFISMNRGINDGGDLPEELLRNLYESIKNEPFKIPEDDGNDLTHTFFNPDREGWLLKLGGRVKTWKRRWFILTDNCLYYFEYTTDKEPRGIIPLENLSIREVDDSKKPNCFELFIPDNKDQVIKACKTEADGRVVEGNHTFYRISAPTTEEKEEWISSIKAAISRDPFYEMLAARKKKASSMKRP, encoded by the exons CGGCTGAAGGATGAGATAGCAGAGGTGACTAATGAGATTGAGAACTTGGGCTCCACTGAAGAAAG GAAAAATATGCAGCGAAATAAGCAGGTGGCCATGGGCCGCAAGAAATTCAACATGGACCCGAAGAAG GGGATCCAGTTTCTGATAGAGAACGACCTTCTGAAGAACACGTGTGAGGACATCGCTCAGTTCCTGTACAAGGGCGAGGGGCTCAACAAGACAGCCATCGGTGATTACCTGGGGGAGAG GGATGAATTCAACATTCAGGTTCTGCATGCCTTTGTGGAGCTGCATGAATTCACAGATCTCAACCTGGTGCAGGCCCTCAG GCAGTTCCTGTGGAGTTTCCGGTTACCAGGGGAAGCCCAGAAGATCGACCGCATGATGGAGGCGTTCGCCCAGCGTTACTGCCAGTGCAACCCTGGAGTATTCCAgagtacag ATACCTGCTATGTTCTGTCCTTTGCCATCATCATGCTGAACACCAGTCTGCACAACCCCAATGTGAAGGACAAGCCAAGTGCAGAGCGCTTTATCTCCATGAACAGAGGGATCAATGACGGGGGAGACCTGCCAGAGGAACTGCTCaga AACCTGTATGAGAGCATCAAGAACGAACCTTTCAAGATCCCAGAGGATGATGGCAatgacctcacacacaccttcttcaaCCCAGACCGAGAGGGCTGGCTGCTTAAATTAg GTGGCCGGGTCAAGACGTGGAAGAGGAGGTGGTTCATCCTCACCGACAACTGCTTGTATTACTTTGAGTACACGACT GATAAAGAACCCAGAGGCATCATTCCGCTGGAGAACCTGAGCATCAGGGAAGTAGACGACTCCAAGAAGCCG AACTGCTTTGAGCTCTTCATCCCGGACAATAAAGATCAGGTGATCAAGGCCTGCAAGACGGAGGCTGACGGCCGGGTGGTGGAGGGCAACCACACCTTCTACCGGATCTCCGCCCCCACCACCGAGGAGAAAGAGGAGTGGATTAGCAGCATCAA GGCTGCCATCAGCAGGGACCCCTTCTACGAGATGCTGGCTGCACGAAAGAAGAAGGCGTCATCCATGAAGAGGCCGTAG
- the cyth1b gene encoding cytohesin-1b isoform X1, translating to MQRNKQVAMGRKKFNMDPKKGIQFLIENDLLKNTCEDIAQFLYKGEGLNKTAIGDYLGERDEFNIQVLHAFVELHEFTDLNLVQALRQFLWSFRLPGEAQKIDRMMEAFAQRYCQCNPGVFQSTDTCYVLSFAIIMLNTSLHNPNVKDKPSAERFISMNRGINDGGDLPEELLRNLYESIKNEPFKIPEDDGNDLTHTFFNPDREGWLLKLGGRVKTWKRRWFILTDNCLYYFEYTTDKEPRGIIPLENLSIREVDDSKKPNCFELFIPDNKDQVIKACKTEADGRVVEGNHTFYRISAPTTEEKEEWISSIKAAISRDPFYEMLAARKKKASSMKRP from the exons ATGCAGCGAAATAAGCAGGTGGCCATGGGCCGCAAGAAATTCAACATGGACCCGAAGAAG GGGATCCAGTTTCTGATAGAGAACGACCTTCTGAAGAACACGTGTGAGGACATCGCTCAGTTCCTGTACAAGGGCGAGGGGCTCAACAAGACAGCCATCGGTGATTACCTGGGGGAGAG GGATGAATTCAACATTCAGGTTCTGCATGCCTTTGTGGAGCTGCATGAATTCACAGATCTCAACCTGGTGCAGGCCCTCAG GCAGTTCCTGTGGAGTTTCCGGTTACCAGGGGAAGCCCAGAAGATCGACCGCATGATGGAGGCGTTCGCCCAGCGTTACTGCCAGTGCAACCCTGGAGTATTCCAgagtacag ATACCTGCTATGTTCTGTCCTTTGCCATCATCATGCTGAACACCAGTCTGCACAACCCCAATGTGAAGGACAAGCCAAGTGCAGAGCGCTTTATCTCCATGAACAGAGGGATCAATGACGGGGGAGACCTGCCAGAGGAACTGCTCaga AACCTGTATGAGAGCATCAAGAACGAACCTTTCAAGATCCCAGAGGATGATGGCAatgacctcacacacaccttcttcaaCCCAGACCGAGAGGGCTGGCTGCTTAAATTAg GTGGCCGGGTCAAGACGTGGAAGAGGAGGTGGTTCATCCTCACCGACAACTGCTTGTATTACTTTGAGTACACGACT GATAAAGAACCCAGAGGCATCATTCCGCTGGAGAACCTGAGCATCAGGGAAGTAGACGACTCCAAGAAGCCG AACTGCTTTGAGCTCTTCATCCCGGACAATAAAGATCAGGTGATCAAGGCCTGCAAGACGGAGGCTGACGGCCGGGTGGTGGAGGGCAACCACACCTTCTACCGGATCTCCGCCCCCACCACCGAGGAGAAAGAGGAGTGGATTAGCAGCATCAA GGCTGCCATCAGCAGGGACCCCTTCTACGAGATGCTGGCTGCACGAAAGAAGAAGGCGTCATCCATGAAGAGGCCGTAG